A genomic region of Desulfovibrio sp. TomC contains the following coding sequences:
- a CDS encoding Rossmann-like domain-containing protein: MRRQMPQSEILRALVEETRSHPDAPLQAVTTGTCLVAAASRQLGLASLASHIQPGLTPPPASCPDTVHTTASLLLDPATTNTDAASLAMAAINSLLPVPAAAMTGAGQDVLLTYGRGRRVVLVGHFPFVEKMREAFDDFQVLEKRPRPGDTPAEKAGEILPLAEVVAITGTTLLNGSLAGLLAACRPDAVVIMLGPTTPFAASLFACGVDVLAGCGVPDPDAALAGIRAGHCFKGLQGVRQLTWVRPGLGDSAATPPPGLLPSFPDRGDAPPGPQCPASTALPRA, from the coding sequence ATGCGACGACAGATGCCCCAATCCGAGATTTTGCGCGCTTTGGTGGAGGAAACCCGCAGCCATCCGGATGCTCCCCTTCAAGCCGTGACCACGGGCACCTGCCTTGTGGCCGCAGCCTCAAGGCAGCTTGGCTTGGCCTCTCTGGCTTCCCATATCCAACCCGGCCTGACGCCGCCGCCAGCATCCTGCCCGGACACGGTCCACACCACTGCCTCGCTGCTGCTTGACCCGGCAACGACCAATACCGACGCCGCCTCCCTGGCCATGGCCGCCATCAACTCGCTGCTGCCCGTGCCGGCTGCGGCCATGACGGGAGCAGGCCAGGATGTGTTGTTGACCTATGGACGAGGCAGGCGTGTGGTCCTGGTGGGCCACTTCCCATTCGTGGAAAAGATGCGGGAGGCGTTTGACGATTTCCAGGTGTTGGAAAAGCGGCCCCGGCCCGGCGACACGCCGGCGGAAAAAGCCGGCGAGATCCTGCCCCTGGCCGAGGTCGTGGCCATCACCGGCACGACGCTTCTAAACGGCTCCCTGGCCGGCCTGCTGGCGGCCTGCCGCCCCGACGCCGTGGTCATCATGCTCGGCCCGACCACACCCTTTGCCGCAAGCCTTTTTGCCTGCGGCGTCGACGTCCTGGCCGGCTGCGGCGTGCCCGATCCGGACGCCGCCCTGGCCGGCATCCGGGCCGGCCATTGTTTCAAAGGCCTTCAGGGCGTGCGGCAATTAACCTGGGTGCGGCCGGGCCTTGGCGACAGTGCGGCAACGCCGCCCCCGGGATTGCTCCCGAGCTTTCCTGACAGGGGCGACGCCCCTCCTGGTCCGCAGTGTCCAGCCTCTACTGCTCTGCCCCGGGCTTGA